The sequence below is a genomic window from Tenacibaculum tangerinum.
GGTTTAGGGTACGTAAAATCAATAGCAGATATTGAAAATGCCGTAGTAAGAGCTAAAGATTATACTTCCATACGAATAAAAGACGTCGCAAAAGTATCGTTAGGAGCAGAACCACGTAGAGGAATTTTAGATAAAGAAGGAGCCGAGGTCGTAGGAGGGGTGGTGGTTGCACGTTACGGAGCCAACCCTTTAGAAGTAATAACCAATGTAAAAGCGAAGATTCAAGAGTTAAGTGCAGGTTTACCAAGTAAAAAACTCAAAGACGGCAGCACTTCTCAATTAACGATTGTTGCTTTTTATGATCGAACAGAGTTGATTCATGAAACCTTAGACACGTTGAATGAGGCACTAACATTAGAAATATTGATTACCATTTTGGTAATCGTAGTGATGGTCTTTAATTTACGAGCTTCAGTATTAATATCGGGTTTGTTGCCTGTGGCAGTATTGATGGTGTTTATCGCCATGAAAGCCTTCGGAGTCGATGCTAATATCGTAGCCTTGTCGGGTATTGCGATTGCTATCGGAACCATGGTAGACGTTGGCGTCATACTATCCGAAAATATCATCAGTCACATAGAGAAAAGAGAGAAGAGAGAAGAGAGGAGAGAGAAGAGAGGAAATGACCACAGTATTGCGACACAATTAGATACGAACGACGAGGAACCGCTCTCTCTGAATCAAATAGTTTACAATGCTACCGCCGAGGTTTCAGGTGCTATTGTAACTGCGGTAATGACAACAATTATTAGTTTTATACCCGTATTTACCATGATTGGTGCCGAAGGAAAACTATTCCGCCCACTGGCATTTACCAAAACGTTTGCTTTAATAGCAGCTATTGTAGTAGCCTTGTTTTTAATACCACCCTTTGCAGCTGTTCTGTTTAAGAAAAAGGAGTTGACGAAAAATGGGAAATACCTTATAAATGTCGTTTTAATAGCCTTAGGTATTACCGCTGTTTTTTACGGATATTGGTTAGGCATTGTACTCGTGGCTTTCGGAGCTGTACAATTATGGAGTAATTATTCAGGAAAAAATACGGTGCATGCTTCGTTTTCTAACCATCATTTTTCACTGCCAGTCAATACCATCAATATCATTATAACTTCCTTGGCAATTGTTGGTTTGTTAGCAGAATATTGGAGACCTTTAGGAGTAGATAAAAGCATAATTACCAATCTTTTGTTTGTAGGATTGATTTGCTTCGGATTACTAGGCTTTTTCAGTTTGCTTCAAAAAAAGTACGACCAGATATTAAGATGGGCATTGAACCATAAATTATTGTTTTTAACCATTCCGTTAACAGTGTTAATTGGCGGATTCCTTATTTTTAAAAACACCGGAAAAGAATTCATGCCTTCGTTAAATGAAGGATCATTTTTATTGATGCCCACTTCCATGCCCCATTCGGGAGTTGAAGAAAACAAACGAGTATTACAGCAGTTAGACATGGCAGTGGCGAATATTCCTGAAATAGCCACGGTAGTAGGTAAGGCAGGAAGAACAGATTCAGCGTTAGACCCCGCACCTTTATCCATGTATGAAAACGTAATTAACTACAAGCCAGAATATGCGTTAAATTCTGAAGGAGAACGTCAACGTTATAGAGTGAACGAGGATGGATTATTTGTATTGAAAAATGGTAAGACGGTAGCAAATCCTAGTTTAACAGATAAGACGTCAGAAGTTGCCTTTTATGAGGTTTCTTCAAATGAATTAATAGAAGATGAAGACGGTGAGTTTTATCGTAATTGGCGACCAAATATCAAGTCGCCTAACGATATTTGGAATGAAATCGTAAAAGTAACCAAGTTACCAGGAGTAACGTCGGCGCCTAAATTGCAACCTATTGAAACACGATTGGTCATGTTGCAAACAGGAATGCGCGCTCCTATGGGAATTAAAGTAAAAGGACAAGATTTAAAACAAATTGAAGCGTTTGGAGTAGCACTCGAAGGCGTTTTAAAAGAGGTTGAAGGTGTTAAAAAAGAAGCTGTTTTTGCTGATAGAATTGTAGGAAAACCGTATTTGTTAATAGATATTGACAGAGAGAAATTAGCGCGCTACGGAATTGCTATTCAAACCGTGCAAGATGTTTTGAAAGTAGCGGTAGGAGGAATGCAACTCTCGCAAACAGTAGAAGGAAGAGAACGTTACGGAATTCGAGTTCGGTATCCTAGAGAATTACGCTCGAATCCAACGGATTTAGAACGTATTTATATACCCGTTGCTAAAGGAAGACCAATTCCGTTAAGTGAAGTAGCAACGATTCGCTATGAGCAAGGGCCGCAAATGATTAAAAGTGAAGATACTTTTTTAATCGGGTATGTGCTGTTTGATAAGTTAGATGGCAATGCTGAAGTCAATGTGGTGGAAGCTGCCCAAAAAGCAATTCAACAAAAAATAGACTCAGGAGAACTGATTGTTCCTAAAGGAATATCGTATCAGTTTACAGGAACGTACGAAAATCAATTGCGAGCAGAAAAAACACTATCGGTAGTGGTGCCGCTCGCCTTGCTAATTATCTTTTTAATTCTGTATTTTCAGTTCCGTTCAGTAGCCACTTCATTAATGGTATTTACAGGAATTACGGTAGCTTTTGCAGGTGGATTTATCATGATGTGGCTATACGGACAAGACTGGTTTTTAAATTTTAGTGTCTTTGGAGAAAACTTGCGAGAACTGTTTCAAATGCATCCCATTAATTTAAGTGTCGCAGTTTGGGTAGGATTCATCGCTTTATTCGGAATCGCAACCGACGACGGGGTGGTAATGGCAACATATTTAACGCAAACCTTTAAAAGAGATAAACCCCAAACAATCGAAGCCATTCGTGCCTCCGCATTGTATGGAGGAAACAAGCGTATACGAGCCTGTTTAATGACCACCGCAACCACTATTTTAGCCCTGCTGCCAATATTGACTTCAACAGGAAGAGGAAGCGATATTATGATTCCAATGGCAATTCCTGCTTTTGGAGGAATGATTATAGATGTAACGTCGTATTTTATCGTACCCGTATTGTACAGTTGGAGAGAAGAATTTTTATTAAAACAGAAAGCGAAAAGCTAAAAGTGAAAAGCGAAAAGTGAAGAGCGAAAAGTGTAAAGGTTTTAAGTATGGGTGTTTTAAAAGATAAAAGTTACGAATTTGCGTTAGAAACTGTAAGACTTTCTCAGTACTTAGTTTCCGATAAAAAGGAGTTTGTTTTAAGTAAACAGCTTTTAAGAAGTGGCACTGCGATAGGAGCTTTGATACGAGAAGCTGAATTTGCCCAAAGTAAGAAAGATTTTATCCATAAAATGAGTATTTCTCTAAAAGAAGCTAACGAAACTTTATATTGGTTAGACATTTTAAAAGATACCAAGTATATGGAAGAAAAGAGATATAAATTATTATATACCACGTGTAAGGAATTAGTAGCCATGTTGGTAAGTACCATAAAAACCGCAAAGAAATCAATATCATGAAACAATTTTTAACAGTCATTTTTCATGTAATAAAGAAAAGTAGTTTTACACTCATAACTTTTCCCTTACAAAGGGGACTCGTTTTTAGTTGTTCACTTTTAGTTTTTCACTTTTCAAGCGCACAAGATTTACAAGAATACATCAACATAGCTTTAGAAAACAATCCTGAAGTACAACAGTTTGATACCAAGTATAAGCGCATTTCAGAGAGAAAAGAAGCCGTAAACACCTTACCCAATACCGAGTTTGGAGCAGGATATTTTCTAAGTACCCCAGAAACACGTACAGGTCCGCAGCAATTCAAGTTATCTGTAAAACAAATGATTCCTTTTTTCGGAACTATCACAGCAAGAGAAAATTACGTATCTTCATTGGCAGATGCAGCCTATCAAGATATGGTTGTAGTAAAACGAAAGCTAGCAACATCGGTGGCACAATCGTATTACAAACTTTATGAAGTGAGAACAAAACAAAAAGTGGTAGACGAAAATATAGTTTTACTTCAAACCTATGAAAAGTTAGCCTTAACTTCTGTGGAAGTAGGAAAAGCTTCAGTCGTCGATGTGTTGAGGTTACAAATACGACAAAACGAGCTAGCACAAGAAAAAGAAGTATTAGAAGAAACTTTTGTAGGAATGCAAAAAGCATTTAACAAACTATTAAATCAAGATGTTAACACACCTATTTCGGTAATTGATAGTTTACCCATGCCAACCAGAGCAAATAACATACAAGCAAACAGCTTAAAACTACATCCAGAATTGGTAAAGTTTGATAAGTTATACACATCTGTAGCACAATCAGAATTGGTAAATCAAAAAGAAAAACAACCGATGATTGGTTTTGGTCTCGATTATGTTAATGTTGGTAAACGAACAGATATGAATGTACCAGACAACGGAAAAGATATTGTAATGCCCATGCTATCTTTATCAATTCCTATTTTCAACAAGAAAAACAACTCTATCAGCAAGCAAAATAAACTACAACAAGAAGAGATTTTATCGCAAAAAGAACAACGCTATAATGCGCTAGAATCAGTATTGTACAGAGCTGTTTCAGATAGAAACGCATCTGTAATTAGTTATCGCACACAACTTAAAAATTTAGAGCGCGCAAAAAAAGCAGAGCAAATTTTAGTAAAAAGTTACGAGACAGGAACTATCGATTTTAACGATGTGTTAGCGATTCAAGAGTTACAATTAAAATTTCAAATGAATAAAATTACATCAGCGGTAAATTATTATACACAAAGCACTATTATTAACTACCTAACTCAATAAAAATGAAACATATATATCATATACACGGAATGATTTGTAACGGATGCCGCAGTCATGTTGAAGAAAGACTGTCTAAGGTTTCAGGAGTTTCTAAAGTAACGGTTGATTTGAAAAGAGCAGAGGCAACTATCGAAATGACTACTCATATTCCCATCGAAGTTTTTAAGGAAGCACTAAAAAATGATGGAGAAGGGTATAGCATTCATAGTCTAGAACATTTACCTCCTATAAAAAAAGAAAAAAAGAAGAAACCAAAAGGTGTTGGTACAGGAACCTTTTATTGTCCAATGCAATGCGAAGGCGATAAAACATACAACAAACCTGGCGACTGCCCTGTATGTGGAATGGATTTAGTTGAAGAGCAAAAAATAGGAGCAACTACCGCACAAGAATGGACTTGTCCGATGCACCCAGAAGTGGTAAAAGACGCATCTGGAGCTTGCCCGATTTGCGGAATGGATTTAGTGCCTGTAGCACCAAGTATTTCCGCAGAAGAGAAAACCTATAAAGACTTGTTGAAGAAATTCAAACTGGCGGTTGCTTTTACATTGCCCATATTTTTGATAGCCATGAGCGAAATGATTCCAAACAATCCATTATATAAAATTATGGATCAGAAATATTGGAATTGGGTACAGTTTGCATTGTCTATTCCTGTGGTGTTTCACGCAACTTGGATGTTTTTTGAAAGAGGCTATAGAAGTATCAAAACAGGAAACCTGAATATGTTTACCCTAATTGCTATCGGAGCAGGTGTTTCTTGGCTGTTTAGTGTTTTTGGAATGCTATTCCCCGATTTTTTTCCAGCGCAATTTAAAACTGAATCAGGAGCAGTACATGTGTATTTTGAAGCGGCCACGGTTATTTTAACCCTAGTACTATTAGGGCAGTTGTTAGAAGCACGAGCGCATAGCAAGACCAATTCCGCAGTAAAAGAATTGTTAAAATTAGCCCCAAATAAAGCTATAAAAATTGAAGATGGAGAAGAGGTTGAAGTATCGATCGATACCATAGTTATTGGAGATATTTTAAAAGTAAAGCCAGGAGATAAAATACCTGTAGACGGAAAATTAACAGAGGGAAGCACCACGGTAGATGAGTCGATGATTACAGGGGAACCTATTCCAGTAAATAAAGAGGTTGGCGATGCGGTAAGTAGCGGAACTATTAATGGAAACCAGACTTTTTTAATGAAAGCAGAGAAGGTGGGAAGCGACACTTTATTGTCTCAAATCATTGATATGGTAAACAGCGCCAGCAGAAGTCGTGCCCCTATTCAGAATTTAGCTGATAAAGTATCTGCTTATTTTGTGCCTATAGTAATCGTTATTTCAATCCTTACCTTTATAGTTTGGGCTATTTGGGGACCAGAACCATCGTATGTATATGGTTTTGTGAATGCCATCGCTGTATTAATCATTGCATGCCCCTGTGCATTAGGTTTGGCAACTCCAATGTCAGTAACTGTTGGTGTGGGTAAAGGAGCACAAAACGGTGTGCTGATAAAAAATGCAGAAGCCTTACAAAAAATGGATGCCGTCGATACGCTTATTATTGATAAAACAGGAACCATTACCGAAGGAAAACCGACGGTAGAAAAAGTGGGGTCATTTAACACGATTACCAGCGAGAAAGAAGTACTTCAATACATCGTTTCTCTGAATAGCAATAGCGAACATCCACTAGCAGAAGCAACCGTAAAATATGCAAAAGAGCAAGAAGTAGCGGCACTAAAAGCAACTGAGTTCAGTGCGGTAACGGGCAAAGGAGTGGAAGGAATGGTAAACGGTCAAAAAATTGTTCTTGGAAATGCAAAAATGATGGCGTATGGCAATGCGAACCTCACTGATGAAATGCTTAAAGAAGGCGAAAAGTATCAGAAACAAGGGAAAACAGTTTCCTTTTTGGCGGTAGACAGCACCGTGGTAGGATATGTGGTGATTGGCGATAAAATAAAAGAAACCAGTGCCAAGGCCATTCAAGAACTACAAGAGAAAGGAATCGATGTAATTATGCTTACTGGCGATAATGAAAATACAGCACAAGCCGTTGCTACTGAATTACAATTAGCCGACTTTAAAGCAGGTATGCTACCAAAAGATAAACTAAAAGAAGTAGAAGAGTTGCAGCAAAAAGGCAACATCGTTGCCATGGCAGGCGATGGTATTAACGATGCACCTGCCTTAGCAAAAAGCGACGTGGGGATAGCTATGGGTACAGGAACCGATGTCGCTATTGAAAGTGCCATGATAACCTTAGTAAAAGGCGATTTACAAGGAATTGTAAAAGCAAGAAACCTAAGTCATGCAGTTATGAAAAACATCAAACAAAACCTGTTTTTTGCTATGATTTATAACACGCTAGGAATTCCCATCGCAGCTGGGTTGTTATATCCTTTCTTCGGAATGTTATTATCGCCAATGATTGCAGCATTGGCTATGAGTTTTAGTTCGGTTTCAGTAATTGCCAATGCATTACGATTACGAAATGTTAAAATATAACTATGGTTAACAGATACACAGCGTTAAAAATTAGAAAAGCACATCGCTATTTGGGACTGTTTTTAGGAATTCAGTTTTTAATGTGGACGATTAGTGGATTGTATTTCAGTTGGACGGACATTGATGAAATTCATGGAGATCATTTTAAAAATCTGGAATACAAACCCAAATCATTCAGTAATTTAATAAGTCCTTCAAAACTTAAAACATCAGAAGAAATACATACGATCGAGTTAAGAGATATTGCCAAGGTACCTTATTATTGGGTAAATAAGAAAAGCCTTTACAATGCACACGATGGTAGTGTAAAGAAAGGAATTACAAAAAAGGAAGCCCTGTGCATTGCAAACAATCGCATGAAAAACAATTTAGAGGTTGCTTCTGTAGCGCAGATTACTGAAGTAGGTAAACACCATGAGTACAGAGAAAAGTTGCTTCCAGCCTATGTAATTTCTTATAAAGCTGATGAAAATATCAAAGCATACGTGTCTGTTAATGACGGAAAATTTCAAACAGTCAGACATCGAAGTTGGCGATGGTTCGATTTTCTATGGATGACGCACACCATGGATTATGAAGGTAGAGATGATTTTAATACTACCATTCTACGAACATTTTCATTGTTAGGTTTGGTAACAGTATTGAGTGGTTTTTTACTATGGTACACCAGTTCTCCTTCTGTTAGAAGACTCATCAAAAAGAAACATAAATAGAAATGAAAAAATATATAATTTATATAGGAATTTTAATTGCTGGGGTACTATTAGGGTGGTTGCTTTCTGGAGGTTCATCAAGCAATGAAAAAGAGCATAATCACACAACAACAGCAACCAAAAAAATGTGGACTTGTTCGATGCATCCACAAATTATGCAGCCCGAAGCGGGAGATTGTCCTATTTGTGGTATGGATTTAATTCCTGCCGAAGCTTGGGCAGAAGGATTGGCAGCCAATCAATTTAAATTAACCAAAAACGCAATGGCATTAGCCAATGTACAAACCACCGTGGTTGGCAACGCAAAGAGTACTGATGGTGTTATTACGCTTTCAGGAAAAATAGCCGAAAACGAGCAATCAAATGCGGTACAAGTAAGTTATTTTGCAGGCAGAATAGAACGCTTATATGTAAATTTTACAGGAGAGAAAATAAACAAAGGGCAGTTGTTGGCTACGGTTTATTCTCCAGAGTTGGTAAAAGCGCAGCAAGAACTGTTAACAGCAGTTTCTTTAAAAGAAAGTCAACCGGCTTTATATAAGGCTGTTAGAAATAAGTTGAAATTGTGGAAGCTGTCTGAAAATCAAATCAATCAAATTGAAAAAACAAGTAAGGTAAAAGAAAACTTTCCCGTGTACGCTATGGTGTCAGGAACAGTTTCAGAAAAATTGGTCGAGCAAGGAGATTATGTAAGTCAAGGACAAGCCTTGTTAAAAATAGCCAATTTAAGTTCGGTATGGGCAAATTTTGATGTGTACGAAAATCAAATTAGTAATTTTAAGTTGGGACAACAGATATCAATTACTACCAATGCTTATCCGAATGAAACATTTAAAGCAAAAGTTTCGTTTATTGACCCTATTTTAAATCCTGAAACAAGAACCGTAATTGTACGCGCTGTATTGAAGAATAGTAACCAAAAGTTTAAGCCAGGAATGTTCGTAACAGGCAAGGTAGCAGCTAAACAAGCAGCTGCAGAGGAAGAGTTAAGTATTCCTGCTACCTCAGTTTTATGGACAGGGAAACGCTCGGTAGTCTATGTAAAACCAGAATCAGAGAAGCCTGTTTTTGAAATGCGTGAAGTGATTTTAGGGAAAAAAGTAGGAGAAAATTATCAAATAACAAAAGGGTTGAATTCGGGAGAAGAAATTGTTACTAACGGAGTGTTCACCATAGATGCATCGGCACAGTTACAAGGGAAAAAATCTATGATGAACCATACCAAAGAAA
It includes:
- a CDS encoding efflux RND transporter permease subunit, with translation MLNKSIKFLIENKLVAVILLILFVGWGTVNAPFNLDTGFLPSNPVAVDAIPDIGENQQIVFTKWDGQSPQDIEDQITYPLTTSLLGISGVKTIRSSSMFGLSSIYVIFDEGVDFYWSRSRILEKLNSLPNNVLPEGVSPSLGPDATGLGQIFWYTLEGHDEEGNVTGGWDLNELRSVQDYYVKYALSSANGVSEVSSIGGYVQEYQIDVQPELMRQYNISLQQIVGAVKQSNQDIGAQTIEINQAEYLVRGLGYVKSIADIENAVVRAKDYTSIRIKDVAKVSLGAEPRRGILDKEGAEVVGGVVVARYGANPLEVITNVKAKIQELSAGLPSKKLKDGSTSQLTIVAFYDRTELIHETLDTLNEALTLEILITILVIVVMVFNLRASVLISGLLPVAVLMVFIAMKAFGVDANIVALSGIAIAIGTMVDVGVILSENIISHIEKREKREERREKRGNDHSIATQLDTNDEEPLSLNQIVYNATAEVSGAIVTAVMTTIISFIPVFTMIGAEGKLFRPLAFTKTFALIAAIVVALFLIPPFAAVLFKKKELTKNGKYLINVVLIALGITAVFYGYWLGIVLVAFGAVQLWSNYSGKNTVHASFSNHHFSLPVNTINIIITSLAIVGLLAEYWRPLGVDKSIITNLLFVGLICFGLLGFFSLLQKKYDQILRWALNHKLLFLTIPLTVLIGGFLIFKNTGKEFMPSLNEGSFLLMPTSMPHSGVEENKRVLQQLDMAVANIPEIATVVGKAGRTDSALDPAPLSMYENVINYKPEYALNSEGERQRYRVNEDGLFVLKNGKTVANPSLTDKTSEVAFYEVSSNELIEDEDGEFYRNWRPNIKSPNDIWNEIVKVTKLPGVTSAPKLQPIETRLVMLQTGMRAPMGIKVKGQDLKQIEAFGVALEGVLKEVEGVKKEAVFADRIVGKPYLLIDIDREKLARYGIAIQTVQDVLKVAVGGMQLSQTVEGRERYGIRVRYPRELRSNPTDLERIYIPVAKGRPIPLSEVATIRYEQGPQMIKSEDTFLIGYVLFDKLDGNAEVNVVEAAQKAIQQKIDSGELIVPKGISYQFTGTYENQLRAEKTLSVVVPLALLIIFLILYFQFRSVATSLMVFTGITVAFAGGFIMMWLYGQDWFLNFSVFGENLRELFQMHPINLSVAVWVGFIALFGIATDDGVVMATYLTQTFKRDKPQTIEAIRASALYGGNKRIRACLMTTATTILALLPILTSTGRGSDIMIPMAIPAFGGMIIDVTSYFIVPVLYSWREEFLLKQKAKS
- a CDS encoding four helix bundle protein; this encodes MGVLKDKSYEFALETVRLSQYLVSDKKEFVLSKQLLRSGTAIGALIREAEFAQSKKDFIHKMSISLKEANETLYWLDILKDTKYMEEKRYKLLYTTCKELVAMLVSTIKTAKKSIS
- a CDS encoding TolC family protein — its product is MKQFLTVIFHVIKKSSFTLITFPLQRGLVFSCSLLVFHFSSAQDLQEYINIALENNPEVQQFDTKYKRISERKEAVNTLPNTEFGAGYFLSTPETRTGPQQFKLSVKQMIPFFGTITARENYVSSLADAAYQDMVVVKRKLATSVAQSYYKLYEVRTKQKVVDENIVLLQTYEKLALTSVEVGKASVVDVLRLQIRQNELAQEKEVLEETFVGMQKAFNKLLNQDVNTPISVIDSLPMPTRANNIQANSLKLHPELVKFDKLYTSVAQSELVNQKEKQPMIGFGLDYVNVGKRTDMNVPDNGKDIVMPMLSLSIPIFNKKNNSISKQNKLQQEEILSQKEQRYNALESVLYRAVSDRNASVISYRTQLKNLERAKKAEQILVKSYETGTIDFNDVLAIQELQLKFQMNKITSAVNYYTQSTIINYLTQ
- a CDS encoding heavy metal translocating P-type ATPase, with the translated sequence MKHIYHIHGMICNGCRSHVEERLSKVSGVSKVTVDLKRAEATIEMTTHIPIEVFKEALKNDGEGYSIHSLEHLPPIKKEKKKKPKGVGTGTFYCPMQCEGDKTYNKPGDCPVCGMDLVEEQKIGATTAQEWTCPMHPEVVKDASGACPICGMDLVPVAPSISAEEKTYKDLLKKFKLAVAFTLPIFLIAMSEMIPNNPLYKIMDQKYWNWVQFALSIPVVFHATWMFFERGYRSIKTGNLNMFTLIAIGAGVSWLFSVFGMLFPDFFPAQFKTESGAVHVYFEAATVILTLVLLGQLLEARAHSKTNSAVKELLKLAPNKAIKIEDGEEVEVSIDTIVIGDILKVKPGDKIPVDGKLTEGSTTVDESMITGEPIPVNKEVGDAVSSGTINGNQTFLMKAEKVGSDTLLSQIIDMVNSASRSRAPIQNLADKVSAYFVPIVIVISILTFIVWAIWGPEPSYVYGFVNAIAVLIIACPCALGLATPMSVTVGVGKGAQNGVLIKNAEALQKMDAVDTLIIDKTGTITEGKPTVEKVGSFNTITSEKEVLQYIVSLNSNSEHPLAEATVKYAKEQEVAALKATEFSAVTGKGVEGMVNGQKIVLGNAKMMAYGNANLTDEMLKEGEKYQKQGKTVSFLAVDSTVVGYVVIGDKIKETSAKAIQELQEKGIDVIMLTGDNENTAQAVATELQLADFKAGMLPKDKLKEVEELQQKGNIVAMAGDGINDAPALAKSDVGIAMGTGTDVAIESAMITLVKGDLQGIVKARNLSHAVMKNIKQNLFFAMIYNTLGIPIAAGLLYPFFGMLLSPMIAALAMSFSSVSVIANALRLRNVKI
- a CDS encoding PepSY domain-containing protein, whose product is MVNRYTALKIRKAHRYLGLFLGIQFLMWTISGLYFSWTDIDEIHGDHFKNLEYKPKSFSNLISPSKLKTSEEIHTIELRDIAKVPYYWVNKKSLYNAHDGSVKKGITKKEALCIANNRMKNNLEVASVAQITEVGKHHEYREKLLPAYVISYKADENIKAYVSVNDGKFQTVRHRSWRWFDFLWMTHTMDYEGRDDFNTTILRTFSLLGLVTVLSGFLLWYTSSPSVRRLIKKKHK
- a CDS encoding efflux RND transporter periplasmic adaptor subunit, which encodes MKKYIIYIGILIAGVLLGWLLSGGSSSNEKEHNHTTTATKKMWTCSMHPQIMQPEAGDCPICGMDLIPAEAWAEGLAANQFKLTKNAMALANVQTTVVGNAKSTDGVITLSGKIAENEQSNAVQVSYFAGRIERLYVNFTGEKINKGQLLATVYSPELVKAQQELLTAVSLKESQPALYKAVRNKLKLWKLSENQINQIEKTSKVKENFPVYAMVSGTVSEKLVEQGDYVSQGQALLKIANLSSVWANFDVYENQISNFKLGQQISITTNAYPNETFKAKVSFIDPILNPETRTVIVRAVLKNSNQKFKPGMFVTGKVAAKQAAAEEELSIPATSVLWTGKRSVVYVKPESEKPVFEMREVILGKKVGENYQITKGLNSGEEIVTNGVFTIDASAQLQGKKSMMNHTKEIVTSFTVPEKFKEQLQKAYNSYIDLKDALVKTDADAAKTRAENLQKDLALVDMKLLTDEEAHQQWMQLIHRLKSSSTEIAKTTDVAVQRTYFKTLSDNFITAVQFFGINEVTYKQYCPMADSDKGAYWLSKEKQVLNPYFGDMMLKCGEVKETINSN